In one Thermosipho ferrireducens genomic region, the following are encoded:
- a CDS encoding metallophosphoesterase, translated as MWLVVSDSHDNILKMKEIEKIIEKEKITTVFHCGDFVAPFVLPYLVKDGVNFFGVFGNNDGEKLLLFQKSNGRIRPGPLEITIGDYKIMMMHEPYALKSIEKSNIYDFVFFGHTHEIVERKEGDALIVNPGESSGWLTGVSTVALIEPLEKKAKIIKI; from the coding sequence ATGTGGCTTGTTGTTTCCGATTCCCATGATAATATCTTAAAAATGAAAGAGATAGAGAAGATTATTGAAAAAGAAAAAATAACTACAGTTTTTCATTGTGGAGATTTTGTTGCTCCATTTGTTTTGCCATATTTGGTAAAAGATGGTGTGAATTTTTTCGGTGTTTTTGGAAATAACGATGGTGAGAAACTACTGTTATTTCAAAAATCAAATGGAAGAATCAGACCAGGTCCACTTGAAATAACCATAGGAGACTATAAAATAATGATGATGCATGAACCATACGCTTTAAAATCTATTGAAAAGAGTAATATCTATGATTTTGTCTTTTTTGGTCATACACATGAAATTGTTGAAAGAAAAGAAGGAGATGCTCTTATTGTGAATCCTGGAGAATCTTCGGGATGGCTCACAGGAGTTTCAACAGTGGCTTTGATTGAGCCTTTAGAAAAGAAGGCTAAAATAATTAAAATTTAA
- a CDS encoding class II glutamine amidotransferase, with product MCRMLGFSFKDKQNVNDLFKNLQDMAQFGIKSPHPHGAGIFAVNGNEILYHKWEKPIFDLKICLPEFEIGIMHARKASPNFPITYLQLHPFIDEKGKAFCHNGTIYTANRQNIFKSDSFDYFVSIKDFETIKELIQNIQKFRAGHKYTGINFLMTFDKKLFAYCDYKEDPVYYTMWFSEKGVVSSEKLNDFFIPMKKGELIIFERGKIVFDEII from the coding sequence ATGTGTAGAATGTTGGGTTTTTCATTCAAGGACAAACAAAATGTAAATGATTTATTCAAAAATCTTCAGGATATGGCTCAATTTGGAATAAAAAGTCCACATCCGCATGGAGCTGGAATATTTGCAGTAAATGGAAATGAAATATTATACCATAAATGGGAAAAACCAATTTTTGATTTAAAGATTTGTCTTCCTGAATTTGAAATAGGAATAATGCATGCAAGAAAAGCTTCTCCAAATTTTCCTATAACTTATTTGCAACTCCATCCATTTATTGATGAAAAAGGAAAGGCTTTCTGTCATAATGGCACAATATACACAGCAAATCGCCAGAATATTTTTAAAAGTGACAGTTTTGACTACTTTGTAAGTATAAAAGATTTTGAAACAATCAAAGAATTAATTCAAAATATTCAAAAATTCAGAGCAGGTCATAAATACACCGGGATAAACTTTTTGATGACATTTGATAAAAAGTTATTTGCATACTGCGATTACAAAGAGGATCCTGTGTATTATACTATGTGGTTTTCTGAGAAAGGCGTAGTTTCTTCTGAGAAACTTAATGATTTTTTCATTCCTATGAAAAAAGGAGAGCTTATAATATTTGAAAGGGGAAAAATTGTTTTCGATGAAATAATTTGA
- a CDS encoding magnesium transporter CorA family protein produces MVKFYTMKENKIVEVKQFVPGALIKVVDPSADEVHMLSSLLQFDSDFIYDSLDEDERARIEIDDDTVLLILKIPRKLNGDSKIPYKTVSLGIVIGPNYTVFSMRNEIEFIQHMIDASKFDLNKRSRMIFQLFYTNAKVFLGYLKEVNKTIGMIEEELHRSMKNKELEEMMYLEKSLVYFTTSLRSNEIMMEKLLRGNILQIYEEDKDVLEDAIIENRQAIEVSNIYSDILAGMMDSYASVISNNLNIVMKILTVVTILMQIPTIITSFYGMNVGLPLQNNPLAYLHIITWSVGTIILTLIWFKRKKWL; encoded by the coding sequence ATGGTAAAATTTTACACAATGAAAGAGAACAAAATTGTTGAGGTTAAACAATTTGTTCCAGGGGCGTTGATTAAAGTAGTAGATCCTTCCGCAGACGAGGTCCACATGTTATCCAGCCTTTTACAATTTGACTCTGATTTCATTTATGACTCATTGGATGAAGATGAAAGGGCTCGTATAGAGATAGATGATGATACCGTTTTATTAATTTTAAAAATTCCAAGAAAACTTAATGGTGACTCGAAAATTCCGTACAAAACTGTTTCTCTTGGAATAGTCATTGGTCCAAATTATACAGTATTTTCCATGCGAAATGAAATTGAGTTTATTCAGCATATGATAGACGCCAGCAAATTTGACTTGAATAAGAGAAGCCGGATGATTTTTCAACTTTTTTATACCAATGCTAAGGTTTTTCTTGGATACCTTAAAGAGGTAAACAAAACCATAGGTATGATAGAAGAAGAATTGCATAGGTCAATGAAAAATAAAGAACTTGAAGAGATGATGTATCTGGAAAAAAGTCTCGTTTATTTCACAACTTCTTTGCGTTCGAACGAGATAATGATGGAAAAATTGTTGAGAGGTAACATACTACAAATATATGAAGAGGATAAAGATGTGCTTGAAGATGCTATTATAGAAAACAGGCAGGCAATAGAAGTTTCAAATATATACAGTGATATTCTGGCTGGTATGATGGATTCTTACGCTTCTGTAATCTCTAACAATCTAAATATAGTAATGAAAATTTTAACAGTTGTTACTATACTTATGCAGATTCCAACTATAATTACGAGTTTTTACGGAATGAATGTAGGTTTGCCATTACAGAACAATCCTCTTGCCTATCTTCATATAATAACATGGTCTGTGGGAACCATTATCCTGACTCTTATATGGTTTAAAAGAAAAAAATGGTTGTAG
- a CDS encoding radical SAM protein, protein MEILKRFGKDEIAYVYLGKTSKGNIIEFVESIQPPIPREEKWVLIISTLNGCPIGCLMCDAGGFYKGKLTKDEIMEQILFLISKRYPTYNVPAKKFKIQFARMGEPALNMAVIDVLNELPHIVNAPGLMPSISTIAPIGSEMFFEMLLDIKEKYYRGKFQLQFSIHSTDNEQRDKIIPVKKWNFKQIANYGEKFVKDGDRKVTLNFALAKENIVEPEIIFKYFDPDKFLIKITPINPTYSSTENGLHSDIDITSNSPIIHKTFVEKLQLKNYDVIISIGELEENKIGSNCGQYVQKHIMKSEKLVEGYQLVTNSLKTYQ, encoded by the coding sequence ATGGAAATTCTAAAAAGATTCGGAAAAGATGAGATAGCGTACGTTTATCTTGGTAAAACTTCAAAGGGAAATATTATAGAGTTCGTTGAATCAATACAACCTCCCATTCCTCGAGAAGAAAAGTGGGTTCTGATTATATCTACGTTAAATGGATGTCCTATAGGTTGCCTAATGTGTGATGCCGGTGGTTTTTACAAAGGGAAATTAACAAAAGATGAAATAATGGAACAAATCCTGTTTCTAATTTCCAAAAGATACCCCACGTATAATGTCCCCGCAAAAAAGTTCAAAATACAATTTGCAAGAATGGGTGAACCGGCACTAAACATGGCAGTAATTGACGTTCTAAATGAATTACCTCATATTGTTAACGCTCCTGGGTTAATGCCTTCAATATCGACAATAGCTCCCATAGGAAGTGAAATGTTTTTTGAAATGTTGCTGGATATAAAAGAGAAGTATTACAGAGGAAAGTTTCAGCTTCAATTTTCAATACATTCCACAGACAATGAACAACGAGACAAAATAATTCCGGTAAAAAAATGGAATTTCAAACAAATAGCAAATTATGGTGAAAAATTTGTAAAAGATGGCGATAGAAAAGTTACTCTCAATTTTGCCCTGGCAAAAGAAAATATAGTTGAGCCTGAAATAATTTTTAAATATTTTGATCCAGATAAATTTTTAATCAAAATTACACCAATAAATCCTACCTACAGCTCTACTGAAAACGGTTTACACTCAGATATTGATATTACATCTAACAGCCCTATAATTCACAAAACTTTTGTTGAGAAATTACAATTAAAAAATTACGATGTGATTATAAGCATAGGTGAGCTTGAAGAAAATAAGATAGGTAGTAATTGCGGGCAATATGTTCAAAAGCACATTATGAAATCAGAAAAGTTAGTAGAAGGTTATCAACTGGTAACAAATTCGCTTAAAACATACCAGTGA
- a CDS encoding NAD(P)/FAD-dependent oxidoreductase: MAHFTAPRIGIVGAGPAGISAGIFLKRYNFNVTIFEKKAIGGLISNAWRVENIPIMEPASGETIVNMFKKYISLYNVPIIFEEVLKVTETTITTNKSSYKFDEIIIASGTNPKRIQEFELCDKKIVYEFRDLPDSFDSLAIYGAGDVAFDGAIKAKLSGIRVHIFNRSKKIRALERLVSLALKLGVVYHEEEPIIEVTRENNNVILKTSKNTYKFNSMLIAIGRTGNTDFVKTKSVYVVGDAAHPEIRQASIAIGDGIKIAMKIIQKYKNMST; the protein is encoded by the coding sequence ATGGCACATTTCACAGCTCCCAGGATAGGAATAGTAGGAGCCGGACCAGCTGGAATATCCGCTGGAATATTTTTAAAAAGGTACAATTTTAACGTTACTATTTTTGAAAAAAAAGCAATTGGAGGATTAATTTCAAACGCGTGGAGAGTTGAAAATATTCCAATTATGGAACCAGCAAGCGGAGAAACAATAGTAAATATGTTTAAAAAATACATAAGTCTTTACAATGTTCCTATAATTTTCGAAGAAGTTTTAAAAGTCACTGAAACCACAATAACAACAAATAAAAGCTCATATAAATTTGACGAAATAATAATTGCAAGCGGAACGAACCCCAAACGGATTCAGGAATTTGAGTTATGCGATAAAAAAATAGTGTATGAATTCAGAGATTTACCCGATAGTTTTGACAGCCTTGCAATATATGGAGCCGGGGATGTTGCGTTTGACGGGGCAATAAAAGCAAAACTTTCAGGAATAAGAGTACATATATTTAACAGAAGCAAGAAAATAAGAGCGCTTGAAAGGCTTGTGAGTCTTGCTTTGAAACTCGGTGTTGTGTATCATGAAGAAGAACCTATAATAGAAGTAACACGGGAAAATAATAACGTTATTTTAAAAACATCTAAAAATACTTACAAATTTAATTCTATGCTTATTGCAATAGGAAGAACTGGTAATACGGATTTTGTAAAAACTAAAAGCGTCTATGTCGTTGGTGATGCGGCACATCCAGAAATTCGTCAGGCTTCAATAGCAATCGGAGATGGCATTAAAATTGCTATGAAAATAATTCAAAAATATAAAAATATGAGTACATAG
- a CDS encoding isochorismatase family protein, which translates to MFYFKERKKHPLILKNPALLIIDMQNYFLDPHSPAYLHGAERIIPNIKKIVSQAFAKEIPVVMTVHIGGNENMKNWWGNIVQENWANPFFKENKIELIKKDTYDAFWQTDLDQKLKSNNIKDIIITGVMTHLCCETTARSAFVRGYNVIMVEDALWDKDEFYHFSSLKNLAHGFATISKTEEVVWHISQLPG; encoded by the coding sequence ATGTTTTATTTTAAAGAAAGAAAAAAACACCCTCTTATTTTAAAAAATCCCGCTCTGTTAATAATCGATATGCAAAATTATTTTTTAGATCCTCATTCTCCTGCATATTTACATGGCGCAGAAAGAATTATTCCCAACATAAAAAAAATAGTATCACAAGCATTTGCTAAAGAAATTCCTGTGGTAATGACTGTTCACATTGGTGGAAATGAAAATATGAAAAACTGGTGGGGAAATATCGTTCAGGAAAATTGGGCAAATCCTTTTTTCAAAGAAAATAAAATAGAGTTGATTAAAAAAGATACTTACGACGCTTTTTGGCAGACAGATTTAGACCAAAAACTCAAGTCAAACAACATAAAAGATATTATAATAACCGGTGTAATGACTCATTTATGCTGTGAAACGACTGCAAGAAGTGCTTTTGTGCGTGGGTATAATGTTATTATGGTAGAAGATGCTTTGTGGGATAAAGATGAGTTTTACCATTTTTCATCACTTAAAAATCTTGCACACGGCTTTGCTACAATTTCGAAAACGGAGGAAGTTGTATGGCACATTTCACAGCTCCCAGGATAG
- a CDS encoding radical SAM protein: MILRASYATLGLMGLSKSKLKMETAYLLLDGKCVYDCHFCTHARNSNSKNKFLSRVTWGEISFDDLKLLPESVKRVCIQVVSYPGYKNDLKELLNFLRSYTVSLSVRTTTLQEIKEYFNLGVDSIGISVDVVSPELFKIIRGGDLKKVINLLEEAAQLYPEKITTHVIVGLGETDKQLIDFFYFMKKLNINVALFAFTPIKGTKLENLTPPTMERYRKIQLARYLIYHTKTKENTFEFDKEGNLHKIHVKPSKELSKAFMTSGCRHCTRPYYNERPGTNLYNYHIYNEHLVEELKKVLSG; this comes from the coding sequence TTGATTTTAAGAGCATCGTATGCAACTCTCGGATTAATGGGACTCTCTAAAAGCAAATTAAAAATGGAGACTGCATATCTTTTACTTGACGGAAAATGTGTTTACGATTGCCATTTTTGTACACATGCCAGAAATTCAAACTCGAAAAACAAATTTTTATCAAGAGTAACCTGGGGAGAGATCTCTTTTGATGATTTAAAATTACTACCAGAAAGTGTTAAACGTGTATGTATACAGGTTGTCAGTTACCCTGGATACAAAAATGATTTAAAGGAATTGCTTAATTTTTTAAGGAGCTATACAGTGTCACTTTCTGTTAGAACAACCACACTTCAGGAAATAAAAGAGTATTTTAATCTGGGGGTTGACAGTATAGGAATTTCTGTTGATGTTGTTAGTCCAGAACTTTTCAAAATAATAAGAGGTGGGGATCTAAAAAAAGTTATAAATTTATTGGAAGAAGCCGCTCAGCTCTATCCTGAAAAAATAACTACTCATGTTATAGTTGGATTGGGAGAAACTGATAAACAATTAATTGATTTTTTCTATTTTATGAAAAAACTGAATATAAATGTAGCATTATTTGCTTTTACTCCAATAAAAGGTACAAAACTTGAAAATTTAACCCCCCCTACAATGGAACGTTACAGAAAAATCCAACTTGCAAGATATCTAATTTATCATACTAAGACCAAAGAAAATACTTTCGAATTTGACAAAGAAGGAAATCTACACAAAATTCACGTAAAGCCATCAAAAGAATTATCAAAAGCATTTATGACTTCGGGATGCAGGCATTGTACACGACCATACTACAACGAAAGACCTGGAACAAATCTTTATAACTACCATATTTATAATGAGCATCTTGTTGAAGAATTAAAAAAAGTGTTAAGTGGGTGA
- the recG gene encoding ATP-dependent DNA helicase RecG: MHLPLLIEDLLDECEILALNKDYNALIEYVEENYKRLDDPLLNNPEVHQKLQALYSYIVQMKKIPETRIIKRLENIPGMINRFRKQHLVWKVSKNELSKPLNTPIKYIKGVGPKRAVKLQKLNIEILENLINFFPRDFEDRRKVIPIPLLRENEKVTTVGKVISIEKVKKSGFSIISAVISDGLYQILLKWFNQDYMENLLKVLKNKEVYATGLVKKGYYGALEIHNPDIEVNDNTKREILPLYPLTEGLNQKTLRNIIRENLPSIYYYDEILPEEIKEKRKLISIYEAYTGMHFPKSMYHFKQSRFRLAYEEILTLQIAFLLTKLKTKEIGGIPKRFDGKLSKKFLQSLPFKLTSAQQRVYNEIKNDLKSDKPMNRLLQGDVGSGKTIVAELAILDNFEAGYQAAIMAPTSILAIQHYKKMFEDLSALGLRIALLIGATSRQEKERIKSGLKDGTINVVIGTHALIQEDVHFKNLGLVIIDEQHRFGVKQREELMSKGHLVDTLVMTATPIPRTLSLALYGDLDVSIIDEMPPGRKTIKTFLVHQSKLDEVYNFVKSEIENGGQAYIVYPLIDESDKLSVKAATTMYEHLSKNIFNGIPIGLIHGKLSDSEKDEIMYQFAKGKLKILVSTTVIEVGIDVPNATIMVIENAERFGLAQLHQLRGRVGRGEKQSYCYLTVGDIPRETWDRLSFFASTNDGFKISEYDLKLRGPGEFLGIRQHGLPEFRVADIIRDTDIMLIAREDAEKIVETPEKYKHIIEKVRQLHKDRLKLLEVG; encoded by the coding sequence ATGCACCTTCCATTACTTATAGAGGATTTATTAGATGAGTGTGAAATCCTGGCCCTGAATAAAGACTATAATGCATTAATAGAATACGTGGAGGAAAATTACAAAAGACTTGATGATCCTCTTTTAAATAATCCGGAGGTACATCAAAAACTACAAGCTCTTTATAGTTACATTGTTCAGATGAAAAAAATTCCCGAAACAAGGATTATAAAGAGGCTTGAAAATATTCCTGGAATGATAAACAGATTTCGAAAACAACATCTTGTATGGAAAGTATCAAAAAATGAGCTTTCAAAACCTTTAAACACTCCCATAAAGTATATCAAAGGTGTTGGTCCAAAAAGGGCAGTAAAACTGCAAAAACTCAACATAGAAATACTGGAAAATCTTATAAATTTTTTTCCAAGAGATTTCGAAGATCGTAGAAAAGTGATTCCCATTCCTTTATTAAGAGAGAACGAAAAAGTTACCACCGTTGGAAAGGTAATAAGTATTGAAAAGGTAAAAAAATCTGGCTTTTCAATAATAAGCGCAGTAATTTCTGATGGATTATACCAGATTCTTTTGAAATGGTTTAATCAGGATTATATGGAAAATCTCCTAAAGGTTCTTAAAAATAAAGAAGTATATGCCACTGGTCTGGTAAAAAAAGGATATTACGGTGCTCTTGAAATTCACAATCCTGATATAGAAGTAAATGATAATACAAAAAGAGAAATATTACCACTTTACCCTTTGACAGAAGGATTAAACCAAAAAACATTGAGAAATATTATAAGAGAAAATTTACCGTCCATATATTATTACGATGAAATACTTCCAGAAGAAATTAAAGAAAAACGCAAGTTAATAAGTATTTATGAAGCGTACACCGGTATGCATTTTCCAAAAAGTATGTACCATTTCAAACAATCGAGATTTAGATTAGCATACGAAGAAATTCTCACCTTACAAATAGCCTTTTTGCTCACAAAATTAAAAACAAAAGAGATTGGTGGAATTCCAAAAAGATTCGATGGAAAACTTTCAAAAAAATTTCTTCAATCACTTCCTTTCAAATTAACCTCAGCACAACAAAGAGTGTATAACGAAATAAAAAATGATTTAAAATCAGATAAACCTATGAATAGATTACTTCAAGGAGATGTGGGTTCTGGAAAAACAATAGTTGCAGAATTAGCTATTTTAGATAATTTTGAAGCAGGTTATCAGGCTGCTATAATGGCTCCTACGTCTATTTTAGCAATACAGCATTATAAAAAAATGTTTGAAGATCTATCAGCACTGGGACTAAGAATAGCTTTATTAATAGGTGCAACTTCCAGGCAGGAAAAAGAAAGAATAAAGAGTGGATTAAAGGATGGAACAATAAATGTAGTAATTGGAACTCACGCGCTTATACAGGAAGACGTTCATTTCAAAAATCTGGGGTTGGTTATAATAGATGAACAACACAGATTTGGAGTAAAACAAAGAGAAGAATTGATGAGTAAAGGTCATCTTGTTGATACTTTAGTAATGACTGCTACTCCCATTCCAAGGACTCTGTCTCTTGCACTTTATGGAGATTTAGACGTATCTATAATTGATGAAATGCCTCCAGGTAGAAAAACCATAAAAACTTTCCTGGTTCACCAGTCAAAACTCGACGAAGTTTACAATTTCGTCAAATCTGAAATAGAAAACGGGGGGCAGGCGTACATTGTCTACCCATTAATAGATGAATCTGATAAATTATCAGTTAAAGCTGCGACAACCATGTACGAACATCTATCAAAAAACATCTTTAATGGAATACCAATAGGACTTATTCATGGAAAATTAAGTGACTCTGAAAAAGATGAAATAATGTATCAATTCGCCAAAGGAAAACTCAAAATTCTTGTGTCTACAACTGTAATCGAAGTCGGAATTGATGTTCCAAATGCTACAATTATGGTGATAGAAAATGCCGAACGTTTTGGTCTTGCACAGTTACATCAGCTTAGAGGAAGAGTTGGTAGAGGTGAAAAACAATCGTATTGTTATTTAACTGTAGGAGATATTCCCAGAGAAACATGGGATAGGCTGAGTTTTTTCGCATCTACAAACGATGGTTTCAAAATTTCCGAGTATGATTTAAAATTAAGAGGTCCTGGAGAATTTCTCGGAATAAGGCAACATGGGCTTCCCGAATTTAGAGTGGCTGACATAATAAGAGATACTGATATAATGTTAATTGCAAGAGAAGACGCTGAAAAAATAGTCGAAACCCCTGAAAAGTATAAGCATATAATAGAAAAAGTAAGACAGCTTCACAAAGATCGTTTAAAGCTATTAGAAGTAGGATAA
- a CDS encoding ABC transporter ATP-binding protein translates to MELIAKAKSLRKVYGSKNSVEALKNIDIEIVKGEILAILGPSGCGKTTLLNCLSGLDNPTSGEVIVLNKNLNKMSEEEKTRFRSENMGFIFQFFNLIPVLTALENVELPLLISKKYHNLPPSEIRKTAMEWLKKLHIHHRAGAYPSEMSGGEQQRVAIARALITNPKVVWADEPTGALDTKNSEELMEIISTMNKELGTTFVIVTHDANVAKKAHRIIRMDSGLIIGEETKKI, encoded by the coding sequence ATGGAATTAATAGCTAAGGCAAAGAGTTTAAGAAAAGTTTACGGATCAAAAAATAGTGTAGAAGCTCTAAAAAATATTGACATAGAAATAGTTAAAGGGGAAATCTTAGCGATTTTAGGACCATCCGGGTGCGGAAAAACCACTTTATTAAATTGTCTTTCAGGTCTGGATAATCCGACAAGTGGAGAAGTGATTGTTTTAAATAAAAACCTAAATAAAATGTCTGAAGAGGAAAAAACAAGATTTCGATCTGAAAATATGGGATTTATTTTCCAGTTCTTTAATCTTATTCCTGTGCTTACAGCACTTGAAAACGTCGAACTTCCATTACTGATCTCTAAAAAATACCATAATTTGCCTCCTTCAGAAATAAGAAAAACTGCTATGGAGTGGTTAAAAAAACTTCACATTCATCACAGAGCAGGTGCTTACCCTTCAGAAATGTCTGGTGGAGAACAACAACGTGTGGCAATCGCAAGAGCGTTAATAACAAATCCAAAAGTAGTATGGGCTGATGAACCTACAGGTGCATTAGATACGAAAAATAGTGAAGAACTGATGGAAATAATCTCAACCATGAACAAAGAACTTGGAACTACGTTTGTAATAGTGACTCACGATGCAAATGTTGCAAAAAAAGCCCATAGAATAATAAGGATGGATAGTGGGTTAATAATTGGAGAAGAAACCAAAAAAATCTGA
- a CDS encoding thiamine diphosphokinase: MKASIVLNGSADETLFLSGDIIIGVDGGADYLKKRGVIPHVVIGDMDSLSGETLEYFKMKGVEIIQYPAEKDETDCELAIEYALKKGARFIELLNFQGERLDMIFALFGLMGRYDIPIVAKSEKLEIGVLKSTGEFETFPGELWSFLPLCKSNVKLEGFKYNYDGEMSIEYPIGISNEAVVQNVKIEIVSGKVVYFRWKKRPL, encoded by the coding sequence ATGAAGGCATCAATTGTTCTGAATGGCAGCGCTGATGAAACATTATTTCTATCAGGTGACATTATAATAGGTGTTGATGGCGGAGCGGATTATTTGAAAAAGCGTGGTGTAATACCTCATGTGGTTATAGGTGACATGGATTCGCTCAGCGGAGAAACTTTAGAATATTTTAAAATGAAAGGTGTTGAAATCATACAATATCCTGCTGAGAAAGATGAGACAGATTGTGAGCTGGCAATTGAATACGCCTTAAAGAAAGGAGCACGTTTCATTGAGCTTTTAAACTTTCAGGGGGAAAGACTGGATATGATTTTTGCGTTGTTTGGTTTAATGGGGAGGTACGATATACCAATTGTTGCCAAATCTGAAAAGCTTGAGATAGGAGTTTTGAAATCAACAGGCGAATTTGAAACTTTTCCTGGAGAACTCTGGTCGTTCTTACCACTTTGTAAATCGAATGTGAAATTGGAAGGGTTTAAATATAATTATGACGGCGAAATGAGTATAGAATATCCAATAGGAATTAGTAATGAAGCCGTTGTTCAAAATGTAAAGATAGAAATAGTTTCAGGTAAGGTGGTGTATTTTAGGTGGAAGAAAAGACCGTTGTAG
- a CDS encoding 1-deoxy-D-xylulose-5-phosphate reductoisomerase, with the protein MEEKTVVVLGATGSIGLQTFQVIETLNNFRVIGIAFGKNKKTGTRIMKKFKIKHYVAEVQLNEGTRYENIKELLELLRPDIVVSAIPGFAGVRAALDSIPFTKRLALATKEALVCSGPFVKKLCKDYDTELIPIDSEHSAIFQLMESEIKKIMITASGGAVRDIDINEFEFLTPEKILKHPVWNMGKRITIDSATMVNKAFEIIEAYELFGTPIEDIEVYIHPTGTVHGAVLLKDGTVKIHYGYPDMKIPIAFALTYPERCYENYNWPPFENKFFEFYEVDKRKYPAYFYGRAIAKDLARRIAFNAADEVAVHKFVNGEIKFTKIPGLIESVCESINEKVKSIEDVFEIDRLAREIAYNKMNL; encoded by the coding sequence GTGGAAGAAAAGACCGTTGTAGTGCTTGGAGCGACAGGTTCCATTGGACTTCAAACATTTCAGGTAATTGAAACGCTTAATAATTTTCGTGTAATAGGCATAGCTTTTGGTAAAAATAAAAAAACTGGGACGCGAATTATGAAAAAATTTAAGATAAAACATTATGTAGCTGAAGTTCAGTTGAATGAAGGCACGCGATACGAAAATATAAAAGAATTACTTGAATTATTGAGGCCTGATATAGTTGTTTCAGCTATTCCTGGTTTTGCAGGAGTTAGAGCCGCTCTGGATTCTATACCGTTTACTAAAAGATTGGCTCTTGCAACCAAAGAAGCATTGGTGTGCAGCGGACCTTTTGTTAAAAAACTATGTAAAGATTATGATACAGAGCTCATACCAATTGATAGTGAGCATTCAGCTATTTTTCAGTTAATGGAATCTGAAATAAAAAAAATAATGATAACCGCATCAGGTGGAGCTGTTAGAGATATAGATATTAATGAATTTGAGTTTTTAACTCCAGAAAAAATTTTAAAACACCCTGTCTGGAATATGGGAAAAAGGATAACAATAGATTCAGCAACTATGGTTAACAAAGCGTTTGAAATAATAGAAGCGTATGAATTGTTTGGAACTCCAATAGAAGATATAGAAGTTTATATTCATCCTACTGGTACTGTACACGGTGCTGTTCTTTTAAAAGATGGAACTGTAAAGATTCATTATGGATACCCTGACATGAAAATTCCTATAGCATTTGCTTTAACTTATCCAGAAAGATGCTATGAAAATTATAATTGGCCACCATTTGAAAATAAGTTTTTTGAATTTTATGAAGTTGATAAAAGAAAATATCCAGCATATTTTTATGGTAGGGCGATAGCTAAAGACCTTGCCAGACGTATAGCTTTTAATGCGGCGGACGAAGTGGCTGTCCATAAGTTTGTAAACGGGGAAATAAAATTCACAAAAATTCCAGGATTAATAGAAAGTGTGTGCGAATCAATAAATGAAAAAGTAAAAAGCATAGAAGATGTTTTTGAGATAGACAGGTTAGCTCGAGAAATTGCTTATAACAAGATGAATTTGTAA